The DNA segment GTATGCGATCCTCCTCATTAATCTTCTCTTGGAAATTTTCATCTATCCTATTTGCTATGAATAGGTGTTTTTTAAGTTTTAATGGAACCGTTTTAGATTTCCCAACTATATCGTTAATTTTCTCTTCATCACTCAATACTATGTAAAATGGCATAATAGATTTCTGATTTAAAGCTACATGTAATCTAGATAAAAGCTTTTCTAATGATGTTGAAATAGAAGTTAAATAAAAAAGAATTTAATTTTGTTTAAGTTGTTTATGCATTTTATTTCTTCTTCTTCTTGCCCTTCTCCTCAGGCTTCTTCTCGGCCATATTTTTCACCTCCTATAGCAGAAAAATGGGGGAGATCCCCATATGGGGATTTCACCATTCCTCTTCTTCTTCTTCTTCCTCCTCTTCTTCCTCCTCCAGTTCCTCTTCTTCTTCCCACTCTTCTTCTTCCTCTAGCTCCTCCTCTCCCCACTCTTCCTCTTCTTCCTCTTCTTCCACTATTTTCAAGCTCCATCTGCGTCCCTTTTGTTCTATGGATAGTGATACTCCGCATGATGGGCACTCTATTACGTCTCCTACATGTGGCTTCTCTCCTAGGTCTATCATTTCATCGCATATTGGACATCTAGCTTTGGGCATTTTCTATACCTATTTTTAACTTAGCATTGGTATATCTAATAAGGGTTTTCACATTTTTTATTTTTCCTAATTTTACTCATTTATTCCCCCTCATTTCTATCTTTTTCCATTTTTCCTATTTCCGTTTAATGGTATTTAATTTGCTTTTTATGTATTCTCAAAACTCTCTTTTTTTCGCTTTTGCTCTTATTTTTCCTAAAGTTTTCTGTCAATTTTTGTAGAGTTTTTCTATTTTTTTCAATATATTTATCTAAAAAATATTATTTTGTTTATGTTGTTATTCTTATACCTTCAAACTTCACTGATGGTGCGATGAGCGTGCCTCTTTGTTTTACGTCGTCTCCTTGTGCAGCATATTTCTCTAGCATCTCTTTGAATGTTCCTGCTATCATGCAGCCTCTTAATTGTCCAGCTAATTCTCCTCTTATTATTGCATAGGATGGGTTTGCCGTTATTGAGAATGCTCCTGTGGCTATGTTTGTGCTATGGGCTCCCATTACCCCGATTACCAATACCCCCTCCTTCACTTCACCTATTAATTCTTCCAGTTTCACCTCTTTTCCGGTTATAATCATATTTCTTGGTGCAATGGATATTGGTGTTCTGAATTGTCTGAAGGCATTTCCAGTGCTTTCTCTACCTTCCCTATGTGCTGTGTAGCTGTCGTATATGTATCCCTTCAATACTCCATTTTCGATTATTATGTTTCTTTGTGATGGTACTCCTTCGGCATCTGTTGGTGCTGTTCTCAGCCCATTTGGTATTGTGCCATCATCTATTATTGTTAGTTTTTCTGAGGCTACTTTTTCACCTACTTTCCCTGTTAAGTATGATTTCCCTTCTTGGACGTTATATGCATCTATTGCTCTTACAAATGCATATTCCATTAGGGTTTCAAGTGCATCTGGATCGAATATAACTGTCTTTTCCCCAGATTCTATTTTTGCCACTTTGAATCCTAGTTTTGCTCTTTCAATGGCTTTTGCTAGGCATATTTTGGCATCTATCTTATTTAGTTGCCTATATGCTTCCCCCTCCCATCCCACGCTTCTAACGCCATTCTTTTCTCCTAATATTGTGACTCCCGTACTTACAGTACTCTCCTTCCAGTTTACCTCTACTCCTAGGCTATTGAATATTGCTCTCTCTGTTGATGTGAAGTTAAAGCTTGCACTTATAGTGTTGAAGTTTGGATCTTTCTCTAATCCTTCTCCAACTATTCTTCTAGCTTCATCGAATATTTCGTCTATTGGTG comes from the Candidatus Methanomethylicota archaeon genome and includes:
- a CDS encoding FYDLN acid domain-containing protein, with product MPKARCPICDEMIDLGEKPHVGDVIECPSCGVSLSIEQKGRRWSLKIVEEEEEEEEWGEEELEEEEEWEEEEELEEEEEEEEEEEEEW
- a CDS encoding TldD/PmbA family protein, translated to MWRTTYENREYDGWREGVMELIEAVKIAVEKALKYGASQAEAYATRSNRISIMTANDRVSGVKTRVGSGEGVEGISVRVVIGKSFAYSHTTILDEASIEETVKTAIKLAKIKEPDPDFKTLPQPRKPPTVEGIYDPAIENPPIDEIFDEARRIVGEGLEKDPNFNTISASFNFTSTERAIFNSLGVEVNWKESTVSTGVTILGEKNGVRSVGWEGEAYRQLNKIDAKICLAKAIERAKLGFKVAKIESGEKTVIFDPDALETLMEYAFVRAIDAYNVQEGKSYLTGKVGEKVASEKLTIIDDGTIPNGLRTAPTDAEGVPSQRNIIIENGVLKGYIYDSYTAHREGRESTGNAFRQFRTPISIAPRNMIITGKEVKLEELIGEVKEGVLVIGVMGAHSTNIATGAFSITANPSYAIIRGELAGQLRGCMIAGTFKEMLEKYAAQGDDVKQRGTLIAPSVKFEGIRITT